The stretch of DNA GCTGCCGTGGTCATTTGTTGCCGACCGGCTGGGCCGGGTCCGCACCATGGGCTTGGCGGTGGTGCTGGCAACAATTCTGGGCTTGTTGGTTCCAGCAGCTCCAAACTTTGAAATCCTCCTCCTCCTGCGCGTGCTTGAAGGCGCTGCGCTGGGCAGGGTCCCCGCACTTGCCATCGCCTACCTCACCGAAGAGATCAGCCCTTTACACGCAGGCGCAGCAGCCGGCGTTTACGTGGCTGGCACCACCTTGGGTGGGCTCTCCGGACGGTTGATTGCCGGACCCGTTGCCGAAATTGCAGGGTGGCGCGTGGGAACCCTCACCGTCTCGCTCTGTGCCGCCGCGGCCGCCGTCGCCTTTCTGCTGCTGGCCCCGAAGCCCCACGGTTTTGTGCCGGGCTCATCCCCTGGCGGCTTCGGCGGTGTCCTGCGCAAATTGCTCCCGCAGTTGCGCAACAAATCCCTGCTGGCCTTGTATGCCCAGGCATTNTTGCTGATGGGCTCCTTTGTCAGTGTTTACAACTACTTGGGTTTCCGTTTGGAGGCCCCACCGTACCTNTTGCCGGCCTCTGCCATAGCACTGCTGTTCCTGGCATATCTGTCCGGGACCGTTTCTTCACGTGCCGTGGCCGGCCTGGCCACGCGGTTCGGCAGGCGCGCCGTGCTGCTGGCATCCACCGCCGTGATGGTGTCCGGGTTAGCCATGACGGCGGCNCCTGCCCTGCCAGTGATTCTGGTGGGGTTGGTACTGTTCACAGCCGGCTTCTTTGGCGCCCACAGCATCGCCTCCGGCTGGACNGGGGCACTGGCCACCAGCGGCCGGGCCCAAGCCGCTTCCCTGTATAACCTCAGCTACTATGCCGGTTCAAGCGTGGTGGGCTGGAGCGCTGGTTTTGTCTTTCAACAGTTTGGCTGGACGGCCATGGCCGGCGCCTTGGCCGTGCTGGCCGCCATTGCCGCCACTGCTGCCTTGGGGCTGCTTCCCGGCCGTCAGCTAGCCAACCGGCCCATCACTTAACAGCTTTCGCGCATCACGGACACATCCTGTCTTGAGGCGTAGCCCGCCAAGTTCTTGCTCCACAGCTACAGTGAAGTCAGAAACCGCACGCACCTTGGGAGACACAGTGAACGTTGTCCAGAGAGTTTTCAGCAGGAGCAGGTCCTGATGGCGGTCCTGGACGTGGTGGGCATAGTGCTGCTGAGCATCGCAGGGCTGCTGTTCCTGGCCCTGCAATCATGGCTGGCGGCAACCGTGGTGCGCCGCGTGGTNGGGGTGCCGATTGGCTGGCCACGCTCCATCGCCATTGGCTTTGTCATGAGCGCCGCCATGGGCCTAACCGTCCAGTACTTGTTTCGCGCGGGAACGGACCAAAACCCCAACGGCCTCAATGTGGTTCCCACCGTAGCGCTGCTGTTCCTAGTGTTGGCACTCTGCTGNGATTTTGCTCTCGGCGTCGCTGCACTGGTGTTCTTCGAGGCAGCCTTCCCCACGGGCTCACTGCCAAGCTTTAGCCAGATTTTTACCGGCTGGAAGGCCCGACGGCGCCGCACCCGGCGCTATGGCGATGTCATCTCCATCGCAGTCCGCCATGGCTTGGGTTCGCGGTTGCGCGGGTTCGGTCACGACGACGGTTTCGGCCAGGACGCGAAAACTGCTAGAGCCCTGCGCAATGCACTCAATGAAGCCGGGGTCACCTTTATCAAGATGGGCCAGATGCTCTCCACCCGGCGTGATCTCCTGCCCGAAATTTACATCCATGAGCTGGAGTCCCTGCAAACAAGCGCCTCACCGGAAACATGGGGATCCATTGAGGCCGCCATTGAAGAACGGCTGGGCCAGCCGCTGGCAAAGGTTTTCAGCCATGTAAGTCCTATCCCGCTGGCCGCCGCCTCAGTAGCTCAAGTCCACGAAGCCACCCTGCTTGACGGCACCCAGGTGGTTCTGAAGGTTCAGCGNCCCGGAGCCTTGGATCAGGTGGCCTTGGACACTGACATCATCCTTAGGCTGACCCGCTGGCTCAATAAGACCACCCCGTGNGGCAAGTCCCTGGGCGTGCACGCATTGGCCCGNGGCTTCGCCGATTCGCTGGCGGAGGAACTGGACTACAGGATTGAACTGGAGAACATGCGCAGCATTGAGCATTCCCTAGCTCGGTCGGGCAAATTCGCTGTTGCAGTNCCCCACGTCTACCCGCATCTCTCGGCNGAACGGCTCCTGGTCATGGGCAAGCTTGCAGGGCTCCCCGTCAGTTCCGCCGGAACAATCCTTGAGAACCTCAGCGCCGGTGAGCGCAGCGCCCTGGCCGCCACCTTGTTAGGGGCAACACTTGAACAGATCATTTCCGACGGCGTTTTCCACGCAGACTTACATGCTGGCAACATTTTCATCACNCCCGAGGGGACGCTGGGGCTGCTAGATTTTGGCGCCGTGGGCCGGCTTGACCCCGCCACACAAACAGCCTTGGGCATGATGCTGTATTCCATCGACAANAATGACAGCGCTGGCGCTACGGACGCTCTGATTGAGTTGCTCGACCGCCCTGAAGACTTGGATGAAAGGGCGTTGGAGCGCTCACTGGGACAGCTGCTCACCCGGCTCCGGACGGGTTTTGGTCCAGGTGGTAGCCAGAAAATGTTCGGTGACCTNTTTGCTTTAGTGATCGCCCACAAGTTCGCCGTCCCCGCCCAGATCGGTGCAGCGTTCCGGGCTCTGGCCGCCGTCGAAGGTACCTTGTTAGTCCTTGACCCAACCATGGACCTGGTGGCAGCAGCCCGTACTGAAGGCACCCGGCTCATGCANAGAAAAATGACCATTGGAAGCTTCAAGGAAGAGTTCGAACAACGTGCCATGCAGCTACTTCCCCTGTTTAACAGGCTCCCGCGCCGCATCAATAAAATCAGTGAAGATCTAGAACAAGGCCGCTTTTCCATGAATGTACGTTTCTTGGGCCACGCATCGGACCGCCGTTTCCTGACCGGGCTGTTCCAGCAGCTCATTGTGGCAGTCCTCGCAGGATCCGCGGTGATTGGCGCCATCATGCTCATCACCAGCAATGAAGGACCCCAACTAACCGGGGATATCCACCTCTACGGGCTCATCGGGTTCGCGCTACTNTTTGGCGGTTTTGTCCTGGGCATGCGCGCCTTGATGCTGGTGTTCAGGGTGCCGGGGACACCTGAGTTGTAGTGCCTGCAACCTTCCCCGGGCAGCATGGCAACGTGCTTGGATAAAGACATGTCCTTGCTCATTGTGCTGCGTGGCGATTCCGGTTCNGGGAAAAGCACGCTGGCCCGCGCCCTGCAGAGCGAACTCGGTGCCGTCTGGATTGAGCAGGACTACTTTCGCCGGACTATCCTAGGCGAAACCGGGAACTACTCCNNCCTTACGGTGGAGCTTATTGAACGGGCCACGGCACTGACGTTAAACCACGGCCGCACGGTCATTGCTGATGGTGTGTTCAACGCCAACAAGTACAGTGCAAGTTTTGACGCGCTGCGCCGTGGTCACCCGGGCGCNACGTTGTTTTACGCTTACAACCTCACCCTTGAGGAGACCCTCACCCGTCACGCCACCCGCCCGGACAAGCAGGCAGACTTTGGCGAAAAGGCCATGCGTGGCTGGTACCGAGGATGGGATCCCTTGGACGGCATCGAGCAACAGCGAATTACGGCGCAGGAATCACTCGCAGAAACGGTGTCCCGCATCCTCAAAGACGTCCAGAACCCTGAGATACCCCTCCCCACGCCGAAAGCGCAGCAGTTAGCAATGTTCATCGAAAACATTGCCGACTGCTGCGCTTTCGAATCGGGACGGGTGTTTAGAACAGGGTCCGCACCAGTGTTAAACGGTCAGCCCCAGCTGGCTCATGCGTTTTGAGTGGTTGCGGGTCAACGCGCTCAAAATTTNTGAGACTTCCGCCGCCGCCTGTTCCTGGGTGGCGTCGGGGCGCAACCCCATAAGGAAGCTGTGTTTGGCACCAATGCGCTGCACCTGAGCCAGGGCTTCCCNCACCATCCGCCGCCNCCATAAGGCCAGTCGGGAGGAAAGC from Arthrobacter polaris encodes:
- a CDS encoding MFS transporter, with translation MTTRAPAPWEGHLQGSNGYRRVLAALACSGVATFAQLYSVQGLLPLMSRDLGITAAQAALSVSAATVGLAIAVLPWSFVADRLGRVRTMGLAVVLATILGLLVPAAPNFEILLLLRVLEGAALGRVPALAIAYLTEEISPLHAGAAAGVYVAGTTLGGLSGRLIAGPVAEIAGWRVGTLTVSLCAAAAAVAFLLLAPKPHGFVPGSSPGGFGGVLRKLLPQLRNKSLLALYAQAXLLMGSFVSVYNYLGFRLEAPPYLLPASAIALLFLAYLSGTVSSRAVAGLATRFGRRAVLLASTAVMVSGLAMTAAPALPVILVGLVLFTAGFFGAHSIASGWTGALATSGRAQAASLYNLSYYAGSSVVGWSAGFVFQQFGWTAMAGALAVLAAIAATAALGLLPGRQLANRPIT
- a CDS encoding AAA family ATPase, with amino-acid sequence MSLLIVLRGDSGSGKSTLARALQSELGAVWIEQDYFRRTILGETGNYSXLTVELIERATALTLNHGRTVIADGVFNANKYSASFDALRRGHPGATLFYAYNLTLEETLTRHATRPDKQADFGEKAMRGWYRGWDPLDGIEQQRITAQESLAETVSRILKDVQNPEIPLPTPKAQQLAMFIENIADCCAFESGRVFRTGSAPVLNGQPQLAHAF
- a CDS encoding AarF/ABC1/UbiB kinase family protein — translated: MAVLDVVGIVLLSIAGLLFLALQSWLAATVVRRVVGVPIGWPRSIAIGFVMSAAMGLTVQYLFRAGTDQNPNGLNVVPTVALLFLVLALCXDFALGVAALVFFEAAFPTGSLPSFSQIFTGWKARRRRTRRYGDVISIAVRHGLGSRLRGFGHDDGFGQDAKTARALRNALNEAGVTFIKMGQMLSTRRDLLPEIYIHELESLQTSASPETWGSIEAAIEERLGQPLAKVFSHVSPIPLAAASVAQVHEATLLDGTQVVLKVQRPGALDQVALDTDIILRLTRWLNKTTPXGKSLGVHALARGFADSLAEELDYRIELENMRSIEHSLARSGKFAVAVPHVYPHLSAERLLVMGKLAGLPVSSAGTILENLSAGERSALAATLLGATLEQIISDGVFHADLHAGNIFITPEGTLGLLDFGAVGRLDPATQTALGMMLYSIDXNDSAGATDALIELLDRPEDLDERALERSLGQLLTRLRTGFGPGGSQKMFGDLFALVIAHKFAVPAQIGAAFRALAAVEGTLLVLDPTMDLVAAARTEGTRLMXRKMTIGSFKEEFEQRAMQLLPLFNRLPRRINKISEDLEQGRFSMNVRFLGHASDRRFLTGLFQQLIVAVLAGSAVIGAIMLITSNEGPQLTGDIHLYGLIGFALLFGGFVLGMRALMLVFRVPGTPEL